From Ferrimicrobium acidiphilum DSM 19497, the proteins below share one genomic window:
- a CDS encoding DUF1614 domain-containing protein, with the protein MRRSFYWVFAWPFYLALTFLLAVFAVLLAFDLLGFAYRRIGIAPGWLLVTLAATIIGSFVNVPVARLHNAVEQPSERSISFLGIRYTIPTPLRPSETTIAVNVGGALIPAVLSIYLTIHDHLELVALIGVVIAAVVVRFLARPIRGVGIAVPIFLPALIAVILASLLTVHYLAALAYIIGVMGVLFGADLANLNKTRTLGAPIVSIGGAGTFDGIFLAGLLAVLLASI; encoded by the coding sequence ATGCGTAGATCTTTCTATTGGGTTTTTGCTTGGCCCTTCTATCTGGCTCTTACTTTCTTATTGGCAGTCTTCGCAGTGCTGCTTGCGTTCGATCTACTCGGCTTCGCCTACCGACGGATCGGCATTGCACCAGGATGGCTGCTTGTTACCTTGGCGGCAACGATTATTGGAAGTTTCGTCAATGTACCAGTGGCACGGTTGCACAATGCCGTCGAGCAGCCATCTGAACGCTCGATTAGCTTCCTGGGCATTCGCTATACCATTCCCACTCCATTGCGTCCAAGCGAGACCACTATTGCGGTGAATGTTGGGGGCGCCCTGATTCCAGCGGTACTCTCGATCTACTTGACCATTCATGACCATCTAGAGCTCGTGGCCTTGATTGGTGTAGTGATCGCAGCGGTAGTGGTTCGCTTTCTTGCTCGTCCGATTCGTGGGGTGGGGATCGCCGTCCCCATCTTTCTGCCAGCTCTGATAGCAGTTATTCTTGCCTCCTTGCTAACGGTCCACTATCTTGCAGCTCTTGCCTACATAATTGGGGTTATGGGAGTTTTGTTCGGTGCCGACCTCGCCAATCTCAACAAGACGCGAACTCTAGGAGCCCCGATCGTCTCGATTGGCGGAGCAGGAACCTTCGATGGGATATTTCTGGCCGGCCTATTGGCGGTACTGCTGGCATCCATCTAG
- a CDS encoding NADP-dependent isocitrate dehydrogenase: MEATLRILATAGADLDIERITIGANVFDQGISSGIEPGAWDSLRRTKVLLKAPITTPQGGGFKSVNVTIRKTFGLYANIRPCISYAPYIPTQHPGMDLVIIRENEEDLYGGIEHRQTQDVFQTLKLITRPGSERIIRYAFEYARRYHRRKVTSFTKDNIMKLSDGTFHKIFNEVAEEYPDIESEHWIIDIGTAKLATAPEQFDVLVLPNLYGDILSDVAAEITGSVGLAGSANIGEEIAMFEAIHGSAPPLAGKNVANPSGLLMGAVLMLVHLGLGSTATSIHNAWLRTIEDGIHTPDIYTENRSTKQVGTDAFADAVIERLGETPQKLPSTLYPDSEEPITVKLHDRPIEVKTLEGIDIFVEFRGEVDDLGHQIEAHLNPNLTLVMISNRGQKVYPNGAAETFCVDHWRCRFQAREPGIVLSTADLIDQLARLNAAGLPFIKTEGLFAFDDIPGYSLSQGQ, translated from the coding sequence CACAGCGGGTGCCGATCTCGATATCGAGCGGATCACCATAGGCGCTAATGTCTTCGATCAAGGAATATCATCAGGAATCGAACCTGGTGCTTGGGACTCGCTACGCCGCACCAAGGTACTCCTGAAGGCACCAATCACCACTCCCCAAGGTGGTGGGTTTAAGAGCGTCAATGTCACCATTAGGAAGACCTTTGGTCTCTATGCCAATATCCGACCGTGTATTTCATACGCACCTTACATACCTACCCAGCACCCTGGAATGGATCTCGTGATTATCCGCGAGAATGAAGAAGATCTTTACGGAGGGATCGAACATCGCCAGACCCAGGACGTATTCCAGACACTCAAGCTCATTACTAGGCCCGGCAGTGAGCGCATTATCCGCTATGCCTTCGAGTATGCACGTCGCTATCATCGTCGCAAAGTAACAAGCTTCACCAAAGACAACATCATGAAGCTCTCTGATGGAACCTTTCATAAGATTTTTAACGAAGTGGCCGAAGAGTACCCTGACATAGAGTCAGAACACTGGATCATCGACATTGGAACAGCCAAGCTTGCGACCGCACCCGAGCAGTTCGATGTCCTGGTGCTTCCGAATCTGTATGGTGACATTCTCTCTGATGTCGCCGCAGAGATTACAGGATCGGTTGGACTGGCGGGCAGCGCCAACATCGGTGAAGAGATCGCCATGTTTGAGGCTATTCATGGTTCCGCACCTCCGCTCGCAGGTAAGAACGTGGCTAACCCTTCTGGTCTCCTAATGGGGGCCGTTCTCATGCTGGTACATCTCGGCTTGGGGTCGACCGCGACTAGCATCCATAACGCTTGGTTGAGAACCATCGAGGACGGCATCCACACCCCAGATATCTACACCGAGAACCGTTCGACAAAGCAGGTTGGGACCGATGCCTTTGCCGATGCGGTGATAGAGCGGCTAGGCGAAACCCCACAGAAGCTTCCCTCCACTCTTTACCCCGACTCAGAGGAACCGATCACCGTGAAACTGCATGATCGTCCCATAGAGGTGAAGACCTTGGAGGGGATCGACATCTTCGTCGAGTTCCGAGGTGAGGTGGACGATCTTGGACACCAAATTGAGGCACATCTCAACCCAAACCTCACGCTCGTAATGATCAGTAACCGTGGTCAGAAGGTATATCCCAACGGTGCAGCAGAAACTTTCTGCGTTGACCATTGGCGGTGTCGTTTCCAGGCGAGAGAGCCCGGGATCGTGCTCTCCACGGCAGACCTCATCGATCAACTTGCTCGTCTCAATGCCGCTGGACTCCCGTTTATCAAGACTGAGGGCCTGTTTGCTTTCGACGACATCCCCGGCTATTCGTTGAGCCAAGGACAGTAG